The Cololabis saira isolate AMF1-May2022 chromosome 5, fColSai1.1, whole genome shotgun sequence genome segment TCCTTGATCTTCTGCAGAAGAAGGCTGACCTGGGTTGGAGAAGTATAAGTATTAAATAAAGTATGtcttttgaaaaaagaaaatcccttCAGAAAGACAATCTGAATGTCAAACACACAATATTCATTTTGAAATACGGATGTATTATTTCACTGCCAGTGAGAGCAATGGTCAGCTCTCTTTGTAAAGTAAAGAGAACATTTGTAGAGAGAAAGGTCAACATTAACAAAGGTGGAAACAAGAATTCATTTTTGGTGTTGATTGGGACCACTTTTCTAACAATGTTCAAATATAgcatgtgcgtgcgtgcgtgtgcactCTTTTATGGAGTATCTGAGCATTTCATCtgtcaaaaaatgtcataaataaaTATGTCAAAAGCATAACATTTCTTAGGGATttgaaaatacaattttgaCAGTAATATAAATTGTATGACTACCATTTGAATCAAGGTACTGTTAATATATATAACAAAAGGCTTTACAAatgtatagaatagaatataaaTGCTTTATTTATCCCATGTGGTGCAAAAAGCTAGgatgaaaaatgtaatatgGAAAAAACAAGTTTGAGATATGTACGGACAAATAtctgtacaaatataaatagcTGTAACAATCTATGGTCTTACACTGTCACACTTACACATATGACTAACGTGTACATGATTTTATGTGTAGAAAATACtgtaatgttaatttaaaatatcTATTAGTGGGTGAGTGCCCAGGATACCTTGGACAAAAGGTCTGGAGGATGATGAAGCAGCTGCTGTGAGCTCTGCATCAGACTCCTGTGTCGTGTTTCTATTTGGAGCTTGAGCGTTTGGTCCCGCTTCATCTTCCACCTACAATAGGGAATGggtaaaagaaaaatgaaagcgaAACGTGTTCCCTTTGAGAAATCAAAGGCAAGCCAACacaaaatgttttcctttttttcttgttctaaGCAGAAATTCCACATTAAATGGTGTAATCCATAGCCCCTTTACAACTGTGTTTGGGGAAACTTTCCAACATGTTTGGAAGCCATCTGATTGTTGGTAACAGCAACACTTGACAGTGCTAAAAATAGATTTAAGATCCTGCAGAGCTGACTGCTATCTGCTTTGCCAAACACAGgaatgtatattattatcttACTCTCAAAGTTCTAATTAAATAGTTCACTTTAAGAAATCATCAAAAggaacaatcaataaaataaaaaatagttatGACACTACCTGAAATTATTCTATACTATGCTACAATACATTTGAAGACACAAAATGTCAAGTAACCAATGTCAAGCTCAGCTTTACTTACAGTTCTGGTTGTCTCCATCCTCTTTTTCACTTGAATTTGGGATATATATCAAAGTCAAGCGCGCTCTCAAAATCCAGCTTGTTCATATAGTTTGCCAAGAAGCACAGAGGGAGATGAGTCCATGGGTGAGCCCCGAAACTTGTAAGTAGACACTCACAGCCCACTGCCTGCTTTATCTCCAACAGCATTgaatgaccaaaataaacacTGAGCTGGGTTGGTCAGCTGCTCATTCTTTCAGAATTAGTTTAGCCCATGTGGGTCAACTATGAAAAACTGGAAAGTTACTCAAGGGTTAGATATTGTGCCCCCACTATTATGTGAAATTAAAGGATCACATAACTTTACAAGTCAGTTGCCTTCTAATTATATTTGAATATGTGTGTAGTCATGCTAGGGTATATAAGTGAGTTGTCCAGAGAAAAGCAATCAATATACTATTATATATAGGGTGTTTAAGTATAAGGTCCGAGTGGGACTAGGAGTTTCATGTCCAAGACCAGAGCACTTCTTTTCAACATGGTAATAACTGAAAAATTAATCAAACAAGTTCTTACAATTCTGTAGTTTGAGTTAGGAGTTGTatccatatttctttttttatagtaGAGGAATGTTTCACTACAGCTGAAGTGTTTCTAAGTATGATCTTATTTTCAGTGGACTTTTCAGTGAACATGAGCATTAAACCCACTTTAGCTGGTGAGGTTTTGACAGTTCACTTCACATTGTTTAGTCTTGAGGAGCTTCTCTCACTTGCAATTTAAGTAGGCTTCATTGGGTAATGAATAGACATTTTAGACCTATCATTTAGATTGTAATAATATATTGAAGTTATTAAAGAACTTGCactcccccatgacttcagcgcccacacccttggtggggttggcaaaagggcctttctgtgtggagtttgcatgttctccccatgttcccttggtagctaatgtgagctaccctcacaaaaacatgcacacagtcctgggcacatacacatacatgccccctctggccagccggggcgccagatggggtgggggagatctggccggaataacgtgatccttccatgcactacgtccggccagagaaaccccaccctgtctggtgaaaagaagcggcctgctcactcctcgggttaaggaggagacttgagctcagtgcagggccctcctggggttggtagaggatggcaatgcccaggactgacttaggtaggagcacggggtggtaaaaatgagaaaaaatcggggataaaaatatacatatataaaaaaaagaacttgcATTCAGTATTAATCAAACTGACTGCTCTGAACTTGTTTACTATGAGTTAATCTGATAGGACACTGCTTTCCTGTGAGTGTGAAATGTAAATACTTCATGTAAGTTCCTTATGGTAATAGTAAGCTTTAGTATGCCCTCATCTCTTTACAGCATTTCTGTATATATATTGACATTTTACATGGAGGTCAATGGAAATTGACCATGAAATTTACTCACTTTTACAGCAACCCCCAGTGGTCactcgaggaactgcaactttaATTATTTTCCGAGTTCAAGCAAAGATTAGAATGTTGGCGCTTGTACTTTAACACAGTACTTTACAGGCGATTCAGTCCGAGTTTGGAGTTTAATTCAATTGCATAagcatttattttgaaaaaagaaaccGGAAATCCAGAAATGCCAACGAGGCGGAAGCGGGCCTGCTGCTCAGCTGGTCCGGCTCGGTTACCGGTGGTCCTCGGTTTGTGGCGACTAGATACTTCAGCCGGGCTGATACAGATGTCTTCAAAAGGGCCAGTGGGCTGTCGCTTTCAAGATGTTGACTCAAAGCCGAAGTCCAAAAGTAGAGGTGAGATCACTAAAAACATGAAAGCTCTATTTACTTTTGTTAGAATTTAAGGTGATTACCTTCACGCTGTTCATGTCAAGTTGCCAGTGACTTGTTTATAAACGAAAATATTAAGAATACATAAACTAAAGTTTCTGTGTCATTTTACCTGTGTCATTTTACCAGTGGCGGCTGgggcaaaacatttttttttttgggggggggcgcAATTTACCTTGGCGtacataggggtgtaacggtgcaAGTTTGGTacaataaggaaaaaagaggtagaaaataatattttggtccttttttaatattgaaaaatgtaaccatccaacaatggcttattggtcataggttttagtgaagcagttcagttctgctgcagtggaaaaagagAACTGAACTGAAGTAGGGGTTTATCATTTCAACAAGTCCactgttattttgtattgttttttttcttcctggtttgggttcagtttatttttacacattagagagaaaaataacattaacatttttttgttttgtttttgttttgtttattcactttcacacatgtgaattggtctcctggagaagctatcaaaagcttatggtaggagccaatgaacatacatacagtaggcaggaatacatacatacacttgcacttaatacacacataacacaacaaaacaacatgcacattatactagactaccacttacaTGCAACGtatcacattacaaacacttaacatgaaacattttgtgatcccggagtgtacgtttatatatatatgagcttaACAATTGATTCTTTAACTGCCGTTTAAATATGGAGatggactgtgactttttaaggTTATCATTCAGCTCATTCCAAATCTGTGTTCCCCGACACACAACACTCAAACTTGTTCCCACAAGTTTACGTTTTTTCCCTATAATGAGGTGTTTGTGTCTAGTTTTGTGGGTGTGCTGGGGAAcggagattgggatgagttgagttagtctgggattcaaacctgagaccacctgatatattgtacatGCATTATGGGAGTAGTTATATTCTTTGAGTCGAAGAATACCATAGTGGGCAAACAGATGTCGAGTAGGTGAGTTAAATTCAGTCCAAGAGATGGCacggataatttttttctgtaaaacttctaatttttttagatgactggggtaagtattacaccaaataatattgcagtaatttaaatgaggttcaaacaaagttttataaagagtgagaagggcagagcgtggaagcaggtgtctcaGTTTGAAAAACAGACCGACATATTTAGATAGTTTTTCCACTAGGTGATCtatatgacatttaaaatttagacagtcatcaatgaggatTTCCATTGCTCTGTctggaatttatattatttgaaaacataacgttcctttcTTACAGATATTTGATCATATACAAaatcaacaaatattatttcaaaagcaagtgtTATTTAACCTATTTAAAACAGACATAAAAATCTGTTTTGTGTAGTTCGGTTTGATTTTCTAAAAAAGACGGGGAAGGAATTGTCCAATCACATTAGATAAAAAGGGACGCACTAGACTGCGTCCCTTTTAAGAATCTGATTCAAACCAATTAAAAGAGATCCTCGGGTCACGTGATTATCAAATGGATTCTGTTTGACAGGCACCCCTTCcggaagtaaataaaaaacattttgtaaccaaataaatatttaaacaacattttATTACTACTGACATTCACCCAAAGACTGAAATAacaccttcttttaataattatatgcatcttacacatgttttttctttttcttattcttcttctcttgatttgatggggcagcgccctagcgccctctactgaccagccgCACTGCTTTATACTCATAAATATGACTTGCTTTTGGGtattttgaaaagtgtaaaTCCTCGTTTGGGAAAATGTTTTTAGagtattaataaataaaacatttataggGTACAACTGAGTAcactttcctcctgcagctatcctcaaatcgtgagtgaccacatttattttcttctcttctttgttcattttctttgttttgttcattcgtttcgttttcttcttattagtatcttttgttTAGGAAGTCTgcctttgttgaaaaggataggcaaaataagccatgaggcttcagcctatacctttttggtcaaaaaaaaaaaaaaaaggaaatgtgtacatatatataatatatatatttatacctgtgtgtatactgtacatatacagtgtgtatgcaaacatcttaaaatgtaaatgaccaaaacaaaataaactaaactaaagtacAGATTAGTTCATGTTCACTTGTAAATAGATCTGTCGGGGAGGACTAAGGAGAAAAATACTTACAATAACACATTGGCCTCGATCTATTGTCAGTTCTCACATCTCCCTGTTGTTCTGGTTTTGAACAGATCCAGCCATGCCACACCTGTTTGTGTACAGCCGCCAGGACTTTGTCAAAGCTGTGTGTCGTCACAGTGAACACTGTCCTGCCGCGGTGGCAGTGCCGACAATGTTCGACTCTACTCTCCGAGCTGGCTGGACTCAAAGAATGGAGAGGGGGCTCTTCCGCTACCATCTTGGGGATTTAGAAACTCGTATCCTACCGGGTCCAAATGGCTATGTGGCTCAGCTGAATATTCAGCGAGGGACAGAAAGAAGGAAGCCTGAGAAGATACTGAGCATTCAGCAGGAGTTTAATGCCAGCCAGTTCAACTTCAACAAGATAAATCCGGACGAAGTTGTATTTGAGATGACGAAGGACACGTATGGAGACACGACTTTACGTGATGAGGGACAGTTGTCTGATCCCTGCAGAGTGGTTGTATTGATCAATGTCAGCCCACTGGAGTTTGGACATTGTCTCTTTGTTCCAGATCCCTCACGCTGTTTCCCACAGATCCTGACGAGGTCTGCAGTCCAGGTTGGGATTGACTCTGTGCTCCTAAGCTCAGATCCGGGTTTTCGTGTGGGGTTCAACAGTCTCGGAGCATTTGCATCTGTCAACCATTTACACCTTCACGGATATTACCTGGACCATAAGCTGAAGATAGAGTCCATGCAGGTTAAGCCTTTGATACCTGAAAAGGGATTGTATCGTATCCAGGTCTTTCCTCGAGGATTCTTGTTTTATACAGAATCAGAAGACGTAGACAATGTGGCAAAAGCCATCTGTCAATGCACAGATTTTCTTGTGAATGAAGATATTGCTCACAATCTGTTCATGACCAGAGGTTGTCCACCATGCCGGCGCTTTCGGAGAAAAAACGATAACATTTTAAGAAATGGCGTACGTATTGCCATATGGCCTAGAACATCCTGCTTTGGTGCCAAAGAGGAATCTGCTTTCAACGTTGCACTTTGTGAACTGGCTGGGCATTTGCCATTCAAGAACAGAAAGGATTATGAGTGCACAACTGAGAAAGATGTCATTGATACAGTACAGAAGTACCTTTTACCGGATGACGCATTTGTCAGGTTGGAGGAGAAGCTCACTAATCACTTACTGACTTTATAATGCGTGGACAGAATTAAGCCAAACAATGACATCACAAGCCACATCAGAAGTCAAACATCTTCACACAGCTAAATAAATAGACTGCATTTACATTGGGATCTACGGTACTAGTTTTGTTGAGCACTTGAAGTACTTTACCCTACACGCCACATGTTCTGCAACAGTTTCTGTACTGTTCTTTCCAAGTCTGTGCTGGGCTCTTTCTCCATCATATTCACAGTCACATATCAGTCAGAATGTACCCAAAAGTCTTTTGTTGTGAAATGGATGTGTGGATTGACCCATCTAACAGTCCTGCAAACATTTGGTGATGGCtagacaatgtttttttttttttatgaatatttgaacgcctttggaccacTGAATTGAAAATGGTTTTAGTTTCATCACAGAACGCATGGGTGACACCTGCTGGTACAGTGGTTGTACAGCCTTGCATGTGGACTGTTGAGTCTTGTTGAATTGAGAAAATTACTTAAATAAAGCTGATATCTAACTTAATTTAATGTCTGCTTTTCTTCATTGCCTTATGAAGTATCTTTAAATGAAGTGTTGAACACAAACTAACATATTAATCATACACATATTAATTGGGTaattcatttaatcaaaataacTACATTGTGTATAAATTAGATTAATTTAGAATGATGGTATTTGGTACcatatgaataaagttgaattgaaatGGTGTGTAATTATTGATCATTACACACTTGACACAACAAATATTTACAGGGTTCAATGAGACTGTGATGTAATTATTAGAATATAGTATTtgggatgttatttatttttttacttattactGGTGTGATTGGTGCATACAAGTGCAATGCATTTTTATGATATAGGCTCATACAAAAAATAGTTTCTCCACAGTAGATGGTTTAAGACGACTTCCCTTTTTTTGAGACAGCTTCCTCATCTTTGGAGAAGACCGGTATCCTAAGGGGTCACTCACATGGTTTTTCCAGATTTGAAGCAAGCTTTGCACCacttcacaatgatatctggtGGAGTCTGAGGCGTGGTCCGGAGACTTGGAATCAGGGGCAACGTCACTACAGTTTTCCAAGAGTGGTGGAGTTTGGCTTTCACTAGGGGAAGACTGTGCTGCAGTGGTGCAGGTtattgcagcagcagcagcaggtacaCTGGCTGTTTCCACTCAGCTCATTATTTCCTCCTGCTTTATAAGGAGATATCTGGATGGACACAAACAAAACTGTATTATCTCTAAAAGGTTCTTAAACTGGATTTATTATGTGTTGCTGAAAGGAACCAACAGTCGCTACACTAAACTCTGCTGGGATCCAGTGTTGAGATTATTAAGTTATTTCATCTATCGATTTGTTTCCACTAgcactgttttcttttcttttctttttgccccTTCACACAATTTTCAAACTGATGTATTCCAGTGGGAACTTTCTTCTTTTGACTTCACCACATTTCAGACACCTCCCACTCCCACCCCAGACCTCAAATCTGTTTCAAACTCTGaggaattttcctctttttgcctTCTCCCTCACACGGTTTTCAAACTCATGTATCTAATATGGgaactctcttttttttttttgtttcgttcCTGTTGTATCTTCCTAAAATAAGTCACTGTCCACACATGAAACTCTGTTTGTGGTGTTAACTGAGCCAGCTTGCAACATACATGTCTTATCTCAGTTTacagtcttcttcttcttctaacaTCCTTTACCTCCAACATCCTCAGCACGCCCCCTCCTGGCTGGACTATTAGGTACTGCAACATACGTGTTATTGTTGTTAACTCCATATAACTAAATGTAAGAACAAAGAATATAACTGCAGGAACAAACGCAAACAAAGGATCCGCTGCAagttccctttttcttttaaccGTCTTCATATTTCAGTTTTATTCCTAGATCGTTTCCAATTTAAAATTCATGTCATAGTTTACAAGCACAACAGcaacattttaatgttttgtttcaaGAGTTTTTGGGATTTGCAATATTATCGTTATTCAACTTTTCATCAGTGTCATGTTTTATGGTTGAATTACGTTTAAATCTAGTCGAGAAACTGTATTTAATCAAAGTCAAGTTGGGGGATATCTCCACTGTTGGTGGAGAACGAAAGGGCAAAGATCCTGTGGGACTTCCAGATCCAGACCGATGAACTGGTGATGGCTAACTATAGTGGTGGTTGACAAACTCCCACACGGCAATCCCAAGCAACAGCAATATCAAGAAGGAACATGAGAAGCTGGAGCAGTACCAGGGGTTGAAGGAGGAAGTAGAGAAGATCTGGAAGGTGAAGACAGCAGTGGTGCTGATAGTAGTTGGAGCACGTGGAGATGTGACCTCCAAACTGGGAGAGTTGCTCCAGCACATCACAGGAACAACATCCGAGATCTCAgtccacaatatatatatatatatgtatatatatatatatatatatatatatatatatatatatgtatatgtatatgtgtgtgtgtatgtatattgtCAAAGACACAAAACGGAGAAACGTTCCTTTAAGCAAGCCTAATAGGGTTGCTGAAAACAAGGAGAACCAACATAACACATGGTCTCTGAAGGGCACATCAATTGCTAGAGTGACATCACCACGGCAGCAGCGTAGAGCTGAGCTGAAGGATCACTAGATACCTGCTCATTCATGTGAATGAGGCTCCTCATCAGGGAGCTCAGACTGCTTATCAGCTATGTTCACATACTATATCCTATTTCCAAGgcttcacaacatgtttaactAAAAACATAAAGGAAACAACCAAACTTGTGAGTGATTTAGctaaagaaatgctgaaaagGGACCCCTGTGCCTTTGTAAAGCCTTTTGAATTGGCTTTGtgtatgaaatgtgctatacaaataaacttgtttgCCTTGCCTCAAGTATATTAACTTTAAGCAGAATAAATACCTAATTCATCTTACCATACAGAAAACTTTTAGTCGCCTAGTTCTTTCATGATCCCTCCAGGTGAACCTCAGATGACCTCAAGTTACACAGTTTAACCCGAAGCTGAAATGTGAAAACTCACTGAGGTTAGAATGTATTTATTAGTTGGCCCTgttgtattaatatattttgttgttttcttttttgttttaaggatAAAACAGAGTATGAGGCATTGTTTTCCTTTAGGTTTTTCTCAATAATGTCTTACTTTAGGGTAAAACTtcgttttaaaatgtttaagacATGTTTTGCATTTGTTTATCTTTTATGTCTGATTTTTTTCCAGCACCCTCGAGGATTTTTCATTTCACAGAAAGCACATGATGTTTTCTGATCCAGGTGCTTTTCTAATTCCTGTCtatttgactttacttgcattgTATTTACCGTAAGTACAGTTCATGGATCGTTACTTACGTATTTGCATTTGTCCTGTTCTTGTCGTGCTGCTTAGTGCAAACACAAAAGCACTGTACCTTACCTTTATGAGAAAGTAACAAACACTACATTTATACATGATAATAATACTCATGAAtattttatttgtcttttttcagaTAAAACGAATAGAACGAATAAATTGTCAATTACcgtgttttcagttttttttgtccTGAGACCAAATCAAACGAGAAGTCTCTCCCTGTTTCAtctgtaaattaaaataattatttaaaatatctTGACTGTCAGTTAGTCACGCAAAAAAGtttttacaataaataaaaaaaatcacattttgtctaaataattaaaaaccctGGCCATATTTTTGTCATTGGTACTTGGATATTTGTCTTAGCCTTGAATAATTTACTTTTCagtttaattcattttatttgaagctcccagacccctgaggttcatctggatctggtttgttgtgtctcccaagaaccagaaccaagcaaggtgaggcagcgttcagttattctgctcctcaccggtggaacaaacttcctgtagacctgaggtctgctccaactgtagatcctttaaatcaggcctaaaaacattactgtttactcaagcatactcctaaattaaatacttacctgctggactctactgcccttatttttaacagcttgtgctttttattattttacttcttttcttatcatcttattcataattttattcaattttattttttatttactgtctaattatgtcttgccacttttaatgtcaatgtaaagcactttgaattaccttgtgctatataaataaacttgccttgccttgccttgccttgtacaACACCAGTTCTCAACTAAAGTCACCCCCAGTCACTTTACAcagaaagtaaaataaattcaaTGCAGTCCAGTTATACAGTCCAGTTGATTGTAGTTCAGTTCTAGTCATGAGTCTAAACATGAATCTGTGACGGCTACTGCATCAAACCTCTCATGTTTCTCTCTATTGAGGTTACACATAATTTACAGTTCATTCTTCGCAGGTGCAGATTTGCACAAAGTAGATGAGAAGTTCtccagaaggaaaaaaaacaacaacaggaaTAAAAATGCAGGTTCTGACTGGAATTGCTGATGAGACGTGTGTTTTTCAGGTGACTGTTGATTTTGACTGACTTTATGTTaagggaggagagaaggagtcCTCCCTAAAACTCGTGGTTAAACTTGATCGACACTTTCAATAAATTAAGCGGATGAGTGTGAGCAGCACAGCTCTTAAAAAACGCTCTTAAAATAGTTTTCTGGTTCCTTCTGGATATAAAGGATGTTTGATCTGAcctacaaaaaaataataagaatgtcAATCAATGTTAGATTCATGTTTTTTGTTAAAAGGATACTTAGAATATTATTTGAAAATAATATCAGTAATAATACACTCACCatccactttattaggtatacCACAGGTGCATGTACTGAGGCAGTGTAACTGAAAAACACGTCCCTGTCAAACGTCTGGCACCTTCCTCCCGAGCTGAGGGAGTGGCGGGAGGAGTGTCTAGGCTGCTTTAGACTTCACTTGAAGATGCTCCGGACTGGACAGTGTGTGTCACTTACAACTTGCTGATGGCAGGAAAGCTGAATAATTCAAGTCTTTAGAGATTTAAACACTTTCATAGGATATTTTAATTGTAATTATAAAAGATTTGAGATAAGCAGAAACAATGGGAGCTGTTCAAAGCTTCAGGGAGATGTGTGACCGGACAAAAAACACTAATGTTCGTCTCAGTCTCCCGGCTGTTTGTATAGTGTGGCAAACAGCCATGATCATCTTGTTTGGGGTTTTTATTCGGTACAACGCGGAATCGGACACGCACTGGATAGAgcacaggaaaaagaaaaatatatccaGTGACATTGAGAATGATTTCTACTTCAGATATCCAAGTAAGTGTGTTTGTATTTTATAAAAGATCATTTCAAATTAGTCTATGATTTCCTATACTAACATAGCAGCTATGTTTATTCGGTAAATATTCTGATTAATGCTCTGTTTAATTATGTTAATTCTCACTAATCATACTTCTCATATTGTGATGACCT includes the following:
- the gdpgp1 gene encoding GDP-D-glucose phosphorylase 1, whose amino-acid sequence is MSSKGPVGCRFQDVDSKPKSKSRDPAMPHLFVYSRQDFVKAVCRHSEHCPAAVAVPTMFDSTLRAGWTQRMERGLFRYHLGDLETRILPGPNGYVAQLNIQRGTERRKPEKILSIQQEFNASQFNFNKINPDEVVFEMTKDTYGDTTLRDEGQLSDPCRVVVLINVSPLEFGHCLFVPDPSRCFPQILTRSAVQVGIDSVLLSSDPGFRVGFNSLGAFASVNHLHLHGYYLDHKLKIESMQVKPLIPEKGLYRIQVFPRGFLFYTESEDVDNVAKAICQCTDFLVNEDIAHNLFMTRGCPPCRRFRRKNDNILRNGVRIAIWPRTSCFGAKEESAFNVALCELAGHLPFKNRKDYECTTEKDVIDTVQKYLLPDDAFVRLEEKLTNHLLTL